A region of Arabidopsis thaliana chromosome 5, partial sequence DNA encodes the following proteins:
- a CDS encoding hypothetical protein (DUF1985) (CONTAINS InterPro DOMAIN/s: Domain of unknown function DUF1985 (InterPro:IPR015410); BEST Arabidopsis thaliana protein match is: Domain of unknown function (DUF1985) (TAIR:AT1G31150.1); Has 102 Blast hits to 102 proteins in 6 species: Archae - 0; Bacteria - 0; Metazoa - 0; Fungi - 0; Plants - 102; Viruses - 0; Other Eukaryotes - 0 (source: NCBI BLink).): MSKHNLVAQSKITLPTTRYGEEDCKILGSINNHSKFSYLKIIKEILSNSLFSRLETTFLGPIIKAGLRKAGGNQKGPNGLGFSGQLVRFLVVRQLVSSREDGIWFCINNKPMRFSLTEFHLVTGLPCWIKEDEVPVDFECDWPLLPDKPPIKVDDYIAQLKVLDDEESKARLAILIVILTVFMRPNGITKYSILKEYLANAKKNIYAYP, encoded by the coding sequence ATGTCTAAACACAATCTAGTGGCTCAATCTAAGATTACATTGCCTACTACTAGATACGGGGAAGAAGATTGCAAGATATTGGGATCAATCAAcaatcattcaaaatttagttACTTGAAGATTATTAAAGAAATCCTCTCTAACTCGTTATTCAGTAGGCTGGAAACTACTTTTCTTGGCCCAATCATCAAAGCGGGTTTAAGAAAAGCAGGTGGTAATCAAAAAGGACCTAATGGCTTGGGTTTTTCTGGTCAGTTGGTTCGCTTTCTGGTAGTAAGACAACTTGTGTCGTCAAGGGAAGACGGGATTTGGTTTTGCATCAACAACAAGCCGATGAGATTCTCATTGACTGAGTTTCATCTTGTCACGGGATTACCATGCTGgataaaagaagatgaagtccCAGTAGATTTTGAGTGTGATTGGCCTTTGTTGCCTGACAAACCCCCTATAAAGGTGGATGATTATATAGCACAATTGAAGGTCTTGGATGATGAGGAAAGCAAGGCACGACTTGCTATATTGATTGTTATTTTGACCGTCTTCATGCGGCCAAATGGCATTACAAAATACTCGATTCTAAAGGAGTATTTGGCCAATGCGAAAAAGAATATCTATGCGTACCCCTAG